Genomic segment of Acidobacteriota bacterium:
CCGCGGCGGGACCTGCCTGCGGCTGGTAGATTGCCGTCCCGCATGATTCCCCCCAAGAGCCCGAATTTCCGGTAGGCTCAGGAGCTGCCATGCCCGCCCCCCGTCGCAAAGTCCCGATCCTCGTCCGCCTACGGGGCACCATCCTCACCCTGGCCATTCTGCTGACCATGGCCCTCATCGGCCTCTACTACTTTGGCCGGGCCGGCTTGCAGTCCCCCACGGAGCTACCGCGGGAAGAAGTCCTGCCGCCGGAGGAGGAAGAGGTCACGACCCTCTCCAAGGGCTTCGACTACACCCAATACGAGGACGACCGCAAGGTCTTCCGGGTGCGCGGCGCTACCTACCGCGCCGACCGTGAGGGCTTGGCCCACCTGGAGGATGTGGCCATCGAGCTCTTCCGCCGCGACGGCGAGAGCTTCCAAGCCCTCAGCCAGCAGGCCACCTACGATCAGGGCGCCGCGGCGGCGGAGCTTTCCGGCGAGGTGCACCTCACCGGGCCCCGGGGGCTGGAGCTGTGGACCGAAGAGCTCACCGTCGGCGAGCAGGGGGAGCGGGTTCTGAGCCCCGTGCCGGTGCGCTTCGAGTATCAAGGGAAGCTGCGCGGCAGCGCCGACAATATGCGGGTGGAGATCCCGGCGGAGCTCTTCCTGCTGCAGGGGAACCTGACCATCCGCAGCATGCCCGGCGCCGAAGTGCCGATGCAGCTCACCGCCCAACGGGGCTTCATGGAGCAGGCGGAGCGCACGCTGCGGGCGGAGGGCGGCGTGCGGCTGGAGCACGGCGGCGACTGGCTGGAATGCCTGCGCCTCATCGCCTACCTGGCGGACGATGCGGATGTTCTGCGCTTCGTGCGCGCCAAATGGCAGGTGGTCGGCGCCCTCTCGGTGCCGCCGGAGGATCCCCAATCGCCACCGGGCCGTATGGAGTACTCCGCCGGCGGTCTCGCGGCGCTCTTCGATGAGTCGGGAGAGAACATCCAATCCTTGGAGCTGGAGGGCGGCTCCGGGCAGCCGGCGGATCTGCGCAGCATCGATCCCGCCACCGGTCATCTGCGCCGCATCACCGCCAACCTGATCCACTCGGGCTTCTCCGGCCAGGGGCTGGAAACGGTGCAGGCGGAAGGGCAGGTGCGGATGGCGGAGTTCGCCGGACCGGAGCCCACTGGCGAGCTGGTGCGGGAGGCCCGCTCCGAGCGCGCCACCGCCTCCGTCGACGCCAGCGGCGCCATCAGCGACGTGCGGCTAGATCAAGCGGTGGATTTTCGCGAGGCAGCGGTGCGCATCACCAGCAACCAGGCGCGAGTGCGAATGAACGAGGGTGAGGCGGAGTTCATCGGCGGACCGGTGCAGGTGCTGGGGGAGCGGGGAGAGCTGAAGGCCCCCCGGGTGCTCTTCCAGCGGGAGGACAATCGGGTCCACGCCCAGGACGGCGTGCGGGCCGTCCTCAGCTCACCCCAAGGCTCGGCGGTACCCGGCCCGCTGCTCAACAGCGGCGAGGGCCCAGTCTACGTCGATTCCGAGGAAGCCTTCTGGCATCGGGACGAGGATCTCTTCGTTTTTCGCGGTGCGGTCCGCGCCTGGCGGGGCCGCGATCTGCTGCTGGCCCAGGAGGCGGAGGTCAACCGCGCCGGTGACCGGCTGCGAGCCAGTGGTGGCGTCAAGACGGTGTGGCACCCGGAAGCGCGCCAGCGCACCGAGGCGGATACTCTGGAAGTGGACGCCCAACGCTTCGACTACGACGGCGCCAACCAACGGCTGGTCTACCAGGGCAAGGTGAAGGTAGACGACGGCCTCTACCGGATGGCCTGCGACGAGGCGCAAATCGACTTGTTGGAAGACGGCGGCATGGAGCGCCTGAATTGCACCGGCGCGGCACGATTGGAAGATCCTGCCCAGGGACGGGTGGTGGAGGGGAGCCGAGCCGTCTATGATCCAGGGGTGGAAATTGTAGAAGTCTACGGCGATCCGGTGATCATGAAGGACCGTGAGGGCAGCGAGCTCAAAGGCCGCGAGCTGGTCTACCGCCTGCAGCAGGGGACGGTGGAATTCCGTTCCGCCAAGCCCGACGAAGCGTCGGGGGAGGAAGGGCGTTGAGCGAAGCCACCCCCGAATATCCGCATCTGTTCACCGCCGACCTGGAGAAGGTCTACCGCGGCCGGGCGGTGGTGCAGCGGGTATCCATCGAGGTAGCCCCCGGCGAAATCGTCGGTCTGCTGGGGCCCAACGGCGCCGGCAAGACCACCACCTTCTATATGACCGTGGGTTTGACGCCTCCGGACCGTGGCCGGGTTTATCTGGGCGAGGAGGACATCACCGAACTGCCCATGTACCTGCGAGCCCAGCGCGGCATCAGCTACTTGCCCCAGGAACCTTCGGTCTTCCGCAAGATGAGCGTCGAGGACAACCTGCGCACCATCTTCGAGACCCTCGACATCCCCCGCGGCGAGCAGGAGCGACGCATCGAGCAGCTGATCGCCGACTTCGGTCTCGGCAAGGTGCGCAAGACTCCCGCTTACGCTCTCTCCGGCGGTGAGCGGCGACGGGTCGAGATCGCCCGAGCGCTGGTCATCGACCCCTGGTACATCCTTCTGGACGAACCTTTCGCGGGCATCGACCCCATCGCAGTCCTCGACATTCAGACCATCATTCGCCACCTCAAAGAGGTCGGCATCGGCGTCCTCATAACTGACCATAACGTG
This window contains:
- the lptC gene encoding LPS export ABC transporter periplasmic protein LptC gives rise to the protein MPAPRRKVPILVRLRGTILTLAILLTMALIGLYYFGRAGLQSPTELPREEVLPPEEEEVTTLSKGFDYTQYEDDRKVFRVRGATYRADREGLAHLEDVAIELFRRDGESFQALSQQATYDQGAAAAELSGEVHLTGPRGLELWTEELTVGEQGERVLSPVPVRFEYQGKLRGSADNMRVEIPAELFLLQGNLTIRSMPGAEVPMQLTAQRGFMEQAERTLRAEGGVRLEHGGDWLECLRLIAYLADDADVLRFVRAKWQVVGALSVPPEDPQSPPGRMEYSAGGLAALFDESGENIQSLELEGGSGQPADLRSIDPATGHLRRITANLIHSGFSGQGLETVQAEGQVRMAEFAGPEPTGELVREARSERATASVDASGAISDVRLDQAVDFREAAVRITSNQARVRMNEGEAEFIGGPVQVLGERGELKAPRVLFQREDNRVHAQDGVRAVLSSPQGSAVPGPLLNSGEGPVYVDSEEAFWHRDEDLFVFRGAVRAWRGRDLLLAQEAEVNRAGDRLRASGGVKTVWHPEARQRTEADTLEVDAQRFDYDGANQRLVYQGKVKVDDGLYRMACDEAQIDLLEDGGMERLNCTGAARLEDPAQGRVVEGSRAVYDPGVEIVEVYGDPVIMKDREGSELKGRELVYRLQQGTVEFRSAKPDEASGEEGR
- the lptB gene encoding LPS export ABC transporter ATP-binding protein; amino-acid sequence: MSEATPEYPHLFTADLEKVYRGRAVVQRVSIEVAPGEIVGLLGPNGAGKTTTFYMTVGLTPPDRGRVYLGEEDITELPMYLRAQRGISYLPQEPSVFRKMSVEDNLRTIFETLDIPRGEQERRIEQLIADFGLGKVRKTPAYALSGGERRRVEIARALVIDPWYILLDEPFAGIDPIAVLDIQTIIRHLKEVGIGVLITDHNVRETLKITDRAYIINNGEILRSGTPAELSADPQVRKIYLGEEFSL